The Ramlibacter algicola genome segment GGACTTCCACAAGCGCATCGACGACGAGTCGCTGGACATCGACGAGACCTGCGTGATGGTGCTGAAGAACTGCGGCCCCAAGGGCTACCCCGGCATGGCCGAGGTCGGCAACATGCCGCTGCCGCCCAAGGTGCTGCGCAAGGGCATCACCGACATGGTCCGCATCAGCGACGCCCGCATGAGCGGCACCGCCTACGGCACCGTCGTCCTCCACACCGCCCCCGAAGCCGCCGCCGGCGGCCCGCTCGCGATCGTGCAGAACGGCGACCTGATCGAGCTCGATGTCCCCAACCGCAAGCTGCAGCTGCACATCTCCGACGACGAACTGCAGAAACGCCTCCAGGCCTGGACGCCCCCGAAGCCGCCGCTGTCGTCGGGCTACTGGAAGCTGTACGTCGACCACGTGCTGCAGGCCGATGAAGGCGTCGACCTCGACTTCCTGGTCGGCAAGCGCGGCGCATTCGTGCCGCGCGACAACCACTAGCCATACCCGTCGTCCCCGCGAAGGCGGGGACCCGCGGCTTCCCCTCCTGTCATTCCGGCGAAAGCCGGAATCCATCGCTGCACAAGCGCCACGGGTTCCGGGCGGGCGCGTCAGGCGGTGCCTGCCGGGTCCGATTTCCGGAGTCGGAGTGACGCGCGCGGGCGCGGGGCCTGGGCGCGACCAGCGGGAGCAAACCTCTTTGGCTGCCTACTGACTCGCGGGCCCTGTTTGAGCAGTGCGCGCAGCGCACAGCGAGTCCGGACCGCGCGGCCCCGCGCCCGCCAAGCACAGCGCGACTGTTCGCAGAGGCGCTCGCGCCAGCGAGAGGCCGCGCAACGGAGAGGCGGAGCATGAGGACCCGGCAGGCATCGCCTGGCGCGCTCGCCGGCGCGCGCGAGCACTACCGCGGTGATACGCGCATGGATTCCGGCTTTCGCCGGAATGGCAAAGACGGAAGCCGGAAATGACAAGGCGGGCAAGTACGATGCAACCTGTGTACGACGTCACCGCCCTCGGCGAAGGCATGGTCGAGTTCAACCAGACCCGGCCGGGGGAGCGTGCGTGGCTCCAGGGGTTTGGCGGCGACACCAGCAATGCGGTGATCGCGGCGGCGCGGGCCGGGGCGCGGGCGGCGTACCTGTCGCGTGTCGGGGGCGACGAGTTCGGCGCGCTGCTGCTGGACCTCTGGCGTGCCGAAGGCGTCGACACCTCGGCGATCGAGAAGGACGCGAACGCGCCGACCGGCCTGTACTTCGTGACGCACAGCTGCGGCGGCCACTCGTTCAGCTACCGGCGCAGCGGCTCCGCAGCCTCGCGCATGACCACCGCCTGGATCGAGCGGCCCGAGGTGCAGCAGGTGCTGCGCTCGACGAAATTCCTGCACGTGTCCGGCATCTCGCTGGCGATCTCGCCCGATGCACGCGAGTGCACGCTGGTCGCGATGCGCCATGCGCGCGACGGCGGCGCCCGCGTCAGCCTCGATGCGAACCTGCGCACCAAGCTTTGGCCCCTCGAGCACGCCCGCGAGGCGATCGACCATGCGCTGCGGCGTTGCGACGTCTACCTGCCCAGCCTGGAGGACGCGACGGCGCTGCATGGCACCAGCGATCCTGCGGCCATCGCGGACTGCGCCCACCGCGCCGGCGTGTGCACGGTCGTCGTCAAGCTCGGCGCCGACGGCTGCGTCGTCAGCGAAGGCGGGCGGCTGCACCACGTGCATGGCCACCGCGTGCATGCGCTCGACGCCACCGGCGCCGGCGACTGCTTCTCGGGCAACCTGCTCGCGCGCCTGGCGGCCGGCGACGACACGCTGGTTGCCGCGCGCTACGCCAATGCCGCCGCCGCGCTCGCGGTGCAGGGCTGGGGCGCCGTCGACCCGCTGCCGCGGCCGGACGCCGTGCGGGGCCTCGCGTGAGCCGCTGGGTCGCGCTGGACTGGGGCACGTCGTCATTGCGCGCCGCGCTGCTCGACGCCGACGGGACGGTCCTCGACCACCACGAGGCGCCGCAGGGCATCCTGCACGTCTCCGCCGGCGGCTACCCGAAGGTGTTCGCGTCGACGGTCGAACGCTGGTCCTTGCCGCGCGGCACGCTGTGCCTGGCCAGCGGCATGGTGGGCAGCCGCCAAGGCTGGCGCGAGGCGCCCTACGCTCCCTGCCCCGCCGGCCCGTCCGACCTCGCAGCGCGCCTTGCATGGATCGACGATGCGCCGGGCGGCCTGCGCGTGGGCATCGTGCCCGGTGTGTCGACCGACACCGGCGGCCTGCCCGACGTGCTGCGCGGCGAGGAAGTGCAGGTCCTGGGCGCGCTGGCGCTGCTCGGCCGGGAGGACGGCACCTTCGTGCTGCCCGGCACGCACAGCAAGTGGGTCGATGTGCGCGGCGGCCGCCTCGCCGCCTTCTCCACCTTCATGACCGGCGAGGTCTATGGGCTGCTGCGGCGGCATTCGATCCTCGCGCGCACCATGCCCGAGGACGACGGGCCGCTGGACGAAGCGGCCTTCCTGCAGGGCGTGCAGCACGCGCGTCGCGCGCAGGGCCTGCTGCACGGCGCGTTCAGCGCGCGCACGCTGGCGCTGTTCGACTGGCTGGCGGCCGATGCGGCGCCTTCGTACCTGTCGGGCCTGGTGATCGGCGAGGAACTGCGCGCTTGCGACCTCGCCAACACCGGCCTCGATCCCGTCGTGGTCGGCAACCCCGCCCTCACGCGGCGCTACCAGCTCGGGCTGTCCGCGTACGGCCTGCACGCGGTGGTTCCGCCCGGGGAGCCGGCCTGGAGCGGCCTGCACCACATCGCGCGTGCCCTGGAGTCCACCCAATGAATTTCGACGAAGCGTTCGACGCCTGCCCACTGGTGGCCATCCTGCGCGGCCTCACGCCGGCGGAGGCCGTGCCCGTCGGGCGGGCGCTGGTCGATGCGGGCTTTCGCATCATCGAGGTGCCGCTCAATTCGCCCGATCCGCACGCCAGCATCGCGGCGCTCGCACAGGCCTTTCCGCAGGCGTGCATCGGCGCCGGCACCGTGCTGCACCGGACGGCAGTGGGATCGGTGCAGGCCGCGGGCGGCACGCTGGTGGTGGCGCCGAACATCAACCCCGACGTCGTCATCGAAGCCCGCGAGCTGGGCATCGCCTCGCTGCCCGGCGTCGCGACGCCGACGGAAGCGTTCACCGCCCTCGAAGCCGGCGCCACCGGCCTGAAGCTCTTTCCCGCGGAGATGATGGGACCGTCCGTGGTCAAGGCATGGCGCGCCGTGCTGCCGAAGGACACGCTGCTGCTGCCGGTGGGCGGCATCACGCCCGAGCGCCTGGCGCCCTACCTGGACGCCGGCGCCG includes the following:
- a CDS encoding 2-dehydro-3-deoxy-6-phosphogalactonate aldolase; this encodes MNFDEAFDACPLVAILRGLTPAEAVPVGRALVDAGFRIIEVPLNSPDPHASIAALAQAFPQACIGAGTVLHRTAVGSVQAAGGTLVVAPNINPDVVIEARELGIASLPGVATPTEAFTALEAGATGLKLFPAEMMGPSVVKAWRAVLPKDTLLLPVGGITPERLAPYLDAGADGFGIGSALYQPGIAIDELTRRAQAFMSAWTGTIQA
- a CDS encoding 2-dehydro-3-deoxygalactonokinase: MSRWVALDWGTSSLRAALLDADGTVLDHHEAPQGILHVSAGGYPKVFASTVERWSLPRGTLCLASGMVGSRQGWREAPYAPCPAGPSDLAARLAWIDDAPGGLRVGIVPGVSTDTGGLPDVLRGEEVQVLGALALLGREDGTFVLPGTHSKWVDVRGGRLAAFSTFMTGEVYGLLRRHSILARTMPEDDGPLDEAAFLQGVQHARRAQGLLHGAFSARTLALFDWLAADAAPSYLSGLVIGEELRACDLANTGLDPVVVGNPALTRRYQLGLSAYGLHAVVPPGEPAWSGLHHIARALESTQ
- a CDS encoding sugar kinase, which translates into the protein MQPVYDVTALGEGMVEFNQTRPGERAWLQGFGGDTSNAVIAAARAGARAAYLSRVGGDEFGALLLDLWRAEGVDTSAIEKDANAPTGLYFVTHSCGGHSFSYRRSGSAASRMTTAWIERPEVQQVLRSTKFLHVSGISLAISPDARECTLVAMRHARDGGARVSLDANLRTKLWPLEHAREAIDHALRRCDVYLPSLEDATALHGTSDPAAIADCAHRAGVCTVVVKLGADGCVVSEGGRLHHVHGHRVHALDATGAGDCFSGNLLARLAAGDDTLVAARYANAAAALAVQGWGAVDPLPRPDAVRGLA